From Solidesulfovibrio carbinoliphilus subsp. oakridgensis, the proteins below share one genomic window:
- the flgL gene encoding flagellar hook-associated protein FlgL, with protein MAMRVTQQLIYGNVISQNNAALSRLMETNNQASTQKRINAPSDDPNGAVTVLNTRADIDQLGQYKRNITTANGWLNQADSTLTSVSTLITTIKGYAEQGATGTITDENRGEIASAVRQYFQQLISQANTTYSGNSLFAGQKTDTEAFTEGLGMTSNDTAFDTALAAWPNPGYTVEGDTDSTVLVQFTDTTASPPAFEYTADGGQTWTAGTYSATPAAGTQTLQMGGVNLTMSDGALAAAKASANHEDSSGTWLWIRPAAYYQGNTKEDIAVTSANNAVVASAEGTFSGNVMVRVDDTTSGPTYSYSYSTDGGTSWMTGNKSGLPGPPTSLSVPGGVLTLSGTPADGDQFFIQPSTTDISLAISPTDSVVVNGVGKDIFGGIYEKTVANPTPPPANVKLNQAATFNGSDAANLFETVGKLVGYLETNNQAGCQEALDNLTASQQQILTTAASVGAKENRVTSAGTMVDTLAENSTTTLSKVEDADLTTLITKLSEQELAYQAVLKSSSMVMNLSLVSYI; from the coding sequence ATGGCCATGCGCGTCACCCAGCAGCTCATCTACGGCAACGTCATCAGCCAGAACAACGCCGCCCTGTCCCGGCTGATGGAGACCAACAACCAGGCCTCCACCCAAAAGCGCATCAACGCCCCCTCCGACGACCCCAACGGCGCGGTGACGGTGCTCAATACGCGGGCCGACATCGACCAGCTCGGCCAGTACAAGCGCAACATCACCACGGCCAACGGCTGGCTCAACCAGGCCGACAGCACGCTCACTTCGGTCAGCACGCTCATTACCACCATCAAGGGCTACGCCGAGCAGGGGGCCACCGGCACGATCACGGACGAGAACCGGGGCGAGATCGCCTCGGCCGTCAGGCAGTATTTCCAGCAGCTCATCTCCCAGGCCAACACCACCTACAGCGGCAACTCGCTGTTCGCGGGCCAGAAGACCGACACCGAGGCCTTTACCGAAGGACTCGGCATGACCTCCAACGACACCGCCTTCGACACGGCCCTGGCCGCCTGGCCGAACCCCGGCTACACCGTCGAGGGCGACACCGACTCGACCGTGCTCGTGCAGTTCACCGACACCACGGCCAGCCCGCCCGCCTTCGAGTACACTGCCGATGGCGGCCAGACCTGGACCGCCGGCACCTATTCGGCCACGCCCGCGGCCGGGACGCAAACCCTCCAAATGGGCGGCGTCAACCTGACCATGTCGGACGGAGCGCTGGCCGCCGCGAAAGCCAGCGCCAACCACGAGGATTCGAGCGGCACCTGGCTGTGGATTCGTCCGGCGGCCTACTATCAGGGCAACACCAAAGAAGACATCGCGGTGACCAGCGCCAACAATGCCGTCGTCGCGTCGGCCGAGGGCACTTTTTCCGGCAACGTCATGGTCCGTGTCGACGACACCACCAGCGGGCCCACTTATTCCTATTCCTACAGCACCGACGGCGGCACGAGCTGGATGACCGGCAACAAGTCCGGCCTGCCCGGGCCGCCGACGTCCCTGTCCGTTCCCGGCGGGGTCCTGACCCTCTCCGGCACCCCGGCTGACGGCGACCAGTTCTTCATCCAGCCGAGCACGACCGATATCAGCCTGGCCATTTCCCCGACCGATTCGGTCGTGGTCAACGGGGTCGGCAAGGACATCTTCGGCGGCATCTACGAAAAAACGGTCGCCAACCCGACTCCGCCGCCGGCGAACGTCAAGCTCAACCAGGCCGCCACCTTCAACGGTTCCGACGCCGCCAACCTGTTCGAGACCGTGGGCAAGCTGGTCGGCTACCTGGAAACCAACAACCAGGCCGGCTGCCAGGAGGCCCTCGACAACCTGACCGCCTCCCAGCAGCAGATCCTGACCACCGCGGCCTCGGTCGGCGCCAAGGAAAACCGGGTCACCTCGGCCGGGACCATGGTCGACACCCTGGCGGAGAATTCCACCACCACCTTGAGCAAGGTGGAGGACGCGGACCTGACCACGCTCATCACCAAGCTTTCCGAGCAGGAGCTGGCCTACCAGGCCGTGCTCAAGTCCTCGAGCATGGTCATGAATCTGTCGCTGGTCAGCTACATTTAG
- the csrA gene encoding carbon storage regulator CsrA — protein sequence MLILTRRPGESLHLGDHIKITVLGVQGKQIKIGLEVPDDMQVYREEVYLRVLEQNRQALCASDSDVLAAAKLWPKKTNE from the coding sequence ATGCTCATTTTGACCCGAAGGCCGGGCGAGAGCCTGCACCTCGGCGACCACATCAAGATCACTGTCCTTGGCGTCCAGGGCAAGCAGATCAAAATCGGCCTCGAAGTGCCCGACGATATGCAGGTGTATCGCGAAGAGGTTTATCTGCGGGTGCTCGAGCAGAATCGGCAGGCGCTTTGCGCCTCGGATTCCGATGTCCTGGCAGCGGCGAAGTTATGGCCAAAAAAAACGAACGAGTAG
- the fliW gene encoding flagellar assembly protein FliW, producing MAKKNERVVETRLGRMSLPEDRVLTFPRGLIGFMGHREFTLIQVREESPFLVLQSLDDPKLGLLVADPYSFMTEYEVVIGDADRRLLGIETREQATLLVTVTIPQGMPERTTLNLSGPIVLNNEARIGLQIPQTDSRYPAHYTPGMVPTRK from the coding sequence ATGGCCAAAAAAAACGAACGAGTAGTGGAAACGCGCCTTGGGCGCATGAGTCTGCCCGAGGACCGCGTGCTGACCTTTCCACGGGGTCTGATCGGTTTCATGGGCCACCGGGAATTCACCCTGATCCAGGTACGCGAGGAATCGCCGTTTCTGGTCCTGCAAAGCCTCGATGATCCCAAGCTCGGCCTGCTCGTGGCCGATCCCTACAGTTTCATGACCGAATACGAGGTCGTCATCGGCGACGCCGACCGGCGGCTTCTCGGCATCGAAACCCGGGAACAGGCCACCCTCCTCGTGACCGTGACCATTCCCCAGGGCATGCCCGAGCGGACCACCCTCAATCTGAGCGGCCCCATCGTGCTCAACAACGAGGCCCGCATCGGCCTGCAAATCCCCCAGACCGACTCCCGCTACCCGGCCCACTACACGCCGGGCATGGTCCCGACCAGGAAATAA
- the flgM gene encoding flagellar biosynthesis anti-sigma factor FlgM — protein MDIKTVLGINQSYGQSRVGRGEAGETAGAGRGKSAESGGAVGSDRVTLSDGAKLVSLAASQAKDAPEVRSDRVAALKAQVDAGTYQPDSKKIAEKMLTMESDLFG, from the coding sequence ATGGACATCAAGACGGTACTGGGCATCAACCAATCCTACGGCCAAAGCCGGGTCGGCCGGGGCGAAGCCGGCGAGACGGCTGGCGCCGGACGCGGCAAGAGTGCCGAATCCGGCGGCGCCGTCGGCTCCGACCGGGTGACCCTGTCCGACGGCGCCAAGCTGGTCTCCCTGGCCGCCAGCCAGGCCAAGGACGCCCCGGAGGTGCGCTCGGACCGGGTGGCCGCCCTCAAGGCCCAGGTGGATGCCGGCACCTACCAGCCGGACTCCAAAAAGATCGCGGAAAAAATGCTGACCATGGAGTCGGACCTGTTCGGCTAG
- a CDS encoding DVU0524 family FlgM-associated protein → MTALPYQVRAMLRTYGRQVTTARRLARYRRSLVAAEAEDDVRISREAKRRELVGRVAAEIVENCLVTGSDTPVVEEIKAELEEELGFPLLFAYPPEDQEMRIFIVRDESAPEELTGEVKAATFKRLWELALEKVDETML, encoded by the coding sequence GTGACCGCCCTCCCCTACCAGGTCCGCGCCATGCTGCGCACCTACGGACGGCAGGTGACCACGGCCAGGCGCCTGGCCCGCTACCGACGCTCGCTCGTGGCCGCCGAGGCCGAGGACGACGTCCGGATCTCCCGGGAGGCCAAACGCCGGGAACTGGTCGGCCGGGTGGCGGCGGAGATCGTGGAAAACTGCCTTGTGACCGGATCGGACACGCCGGTGGTGGAGGAGATCAAGGCCGAACTGGAAGAGGAACTCGGATTCCCGCTCCTTTTCGCCTATCCTCCGGAAGACCAGGAGATGCGCATTTTCATAGTCCGCGACGAAAGCGCGCCCGAGGAACTGACCGGAGAGGTCAAGGCCGCGACATTCAAGCGGTTATGGGAATTGGCCCTGGAAAAAGTAGACGAGACAATGCTCTAA
- a CDS encoding NAD(+)/NADH kinase — MHRDIKTILIIYKADHEQVRGMAWTVADWLAARGITVLLRENIPEGPTAVVPVGTVVTGPPQLALILGGDGTMLSAARQRAADGIPFFGINLGRVGFMTSAGPDNWREVLAEILENGFIEARRIMIEVSVIRGSETVYTTTALNDAVISRGAMARLAAFKVTLGDADVCTLRADGVVVSTPTGSTAYCVSAGGPLIYPGLDVLCVVPICPFLSDFKPVVVPADSPVRLALSAPETNMYLTCDGQELFPLDDNDVVVVRKSTRSLKLAKRAKDSYFGRLRLKGFINKP, encoded by the coding sequence ATGCACCGCGACATCAAAACCATTCTCATCATTTACAAGGCCGACCACGAACAGGTCCGGGGCATGGCCTGGACCGTGGCCGACTGGCTGGCCGCGCGGGGCATCACCGTCCTTTTGCGGGAGAATATCCCCGAGGGCCCCACGGCCGTGGTCCCGGTCGGCACGGTGGTGACCGGGCCGCCGCAACTGGCGCTCATCCTCGGCGGCGACGGCACCATGCTCTCGGCCGCCCGCCAACGCGCGGCCGACGGCATCCCCTTTTTCGGCATCAACCTCGGCCGGGTCGGCTTCATGACCTCGGCCGGGCCCGACAATTGGCGGGAAGTACTGGCCGAAATCCTGGAGAACGGCTTCATCGAGGCCCGGCGCATCATGATCGAGGTGTCGGTCATCCGGGGAAGCGAGACCGTCTACACCACGACGGCGCTCAATGACGCCGTCATCAGCCGGGGGGCCATGGCCCGGCTGGCCGCCTTCAAGGTGACGCTCGGCGACGCCGACGTCTGCACGCTGCGGGCCGACGGTGTGGTCGTCTCCACCCCGACCGGGTCCACGGCCTACTGCGTCTCGGCCGGCGGCCCGCTCATCTATCCGGGCCTGGACGTCCTGTGCGTGGTGCCGATCTGCCCGTTTCTGAGCGATTTCAAGCCGGTGGTGGTGCCGGCCGATTCGCCGGTCCGGCTCGCCCTGTCGGCTCCGGAGACCAACATGTACCTCACCTGCGACGGGCAGGAGCTTTTTCCCCTGGACGACAACGACGTGGTGGTGGTCAGGAAATCCACCCGCAGCCTCAAACTGGCCAAGCGGGCCAAGGACAGCTACTTCGGCCGCCTGCGCCTCAAGGGATTCATCAACAAGCCATGA
- a CDS encoding ARMT1-like domain-containing protein: MTRIPAASPPAPGPAPRYGSDPVQDAWLLHFMTENNLDHAIAPEKNASPEQLRFMVALGPEEIYVPCSDTMFSHLVSERADPMVVAEYNERLARIGRLIDAYVPDAYTGQKIRILCELKYRQALVAPTLIPSRLAKRLCTIFLTQSGLDDPHRERKRLMNRRAQAFIQGTAFTEMLYACPAELPGCRAIPELRFALDMLELKRLLVLGSMSAIWEGEGKVPGREDLDAALTHFPEEFERLAGLLDPRRGGPLKILFLPDAAGGIVFDLLAVRTLLRLGHRVIVALKDGFYYDAPTIWDADGDPVLDAALAGSHFLADARIGKNGLLQVMRENPLTVISDGTRERLNLYRVSVTFARAWKEADLVMAKGILNHRRLIETRHLFTRDVASFYSDPAAGLRLDFKPRAPGARSFTEADIMAKAEEIISGMRAAKAAGKSVMFYSAVIGSIPGQTKTAIGLVTAFVAYLREKLSETYVINPAEHFEEGMDADDLMFMWEKVQRSGLIDVWRFQTHFDIEKSFELLGRKVPPAWSGKDATFSTGCTKEMHIALSMQSRQPELQIIGPDPEKFFRRREYGVGKFCDAGIECR; this comes from the coding sequence ATGACCCGGATTCCCGCCGCCTCTCCGCCCGCTCCCGGCCCTGCTCCGCGCTACGGCTCGGACCCGGTCCAGGACGCCTGGCTCCTGCATTTCATGACCGAAAACAACCTGGACCACGCCATCGCGCCGGAGAAAAACGCCTCCCCGGAGCAGCTGCGGTTCATGGTGGCCCTCGGTCCGGAAGAGATCTACGTGCCCTGCTCGGACACCATGTTCTCCCATCTGGTCAGCGAACGGGCCGATCCCATGGTCGTGGCCGAGTACAACGAGCGCCTGGCCCGCATCGGCCGGCTCATCGACGCCTACGTGCCGGACGCCTACACCGGGCAGAAGATCCGCATCCTGTGCGAACTCAAGTACCGTCAGGCGCTGGTCGCGCCGACGCTCATCCCGTCGCGCCTGGCCAAGCGGCTGTGCACCATCTTCCTGACCCAGTCCGGGCTCGACGACCCCCACCGGGAGCGCAAGCGGCTCATGAACCGCCGGGCCCAGGCCTTCATCCAGGGCACGGCATTCACGGAAATGCTCTACGCCTGCCCGGCCGAGCTGCCCGGTTGCCGGGCCATTCCGGAACTGCGCTTCGCCCTGGACATGCTGGAATTAAAGCGCCTGCTGGTCCTCGGTTCCATGTCCGCCATCTGGGAAGGGGAGGGGAAGGTTCCGGGCCGCGAGGACCTGGACGCCGCCCTGACCCATTTTCCCGAGGAGTTCGAACGTCTGGCCGGGCTGCTCGACCCCAGGCGGGGCGGGCCGCTCAAGATCCTTTTTCTGCCGGACGCGGCCGGGGGCATCGTCTTCGACCTGCTCGCCGTGCGCACGCTCCTGCGCCTGGGGCACCGGGTGATCGTGGCCCTCAAGGACGGTTTCTACTACGACGCCCCGACCATCTGGGACGCGGACGGCGATCCGGTCCTCGACGCCGCCCTGGCCGGGTCGCATTTCCTGGCCGACGCCCGCATCGGCAAAAACGGCCTGCTCCAGGTCATGCGCGAAAACCCGCTCACCGTCATCTCCGACGGCACGCGCGAGCGCCTGAACCTCTACCGGGTCTCGGTCACCTTCGCCAGGGCCTGGAAAGAGGCCGATCTGGTCATGGCCAAAGGCATCCTCAACCATCGGCGGCTGATCGAGACGCGCCACCTTTTCACCCGGGACGTGGCCTCGTTTTACAGCGACCCGGCCGCCGGCCTGCGCCTGGATTTCAAGCCCCGGGCCCCGGGCGCCCGGTCCTTCACCGAAGCCGACATCATGGCCAAGGCCGAGGAGATCATAAGCGGCATGCGCGCGGCCAAGGCCGCCGGCAAGTCGGTCATGTTCTACAGCGCGGTCATCGGCTCCATCCCGGGCCAGACCAAGACGGCCATCGGCCTTGTCACGGCCTTTGTGGCCTATCTCCGCGAGAAGCTGTCCGAGACCTACGTCATCAACCCGGCCGAGCACTTCGAAGAGGGCATGGACGCCGACGACCTGATGTTCATGTGGGAGAAGGTGCAGCGCAGCGGGCTGATCGACGTGTGGCGGTTTCAGACCCACTTCGACATCGAAAAAAGCTTCGAACTCCTGGGGCGCAAGGTGCCGCCGGCCTGGTCCGGCAAGGACGCCACCTTTTCCACGGGCTGCACCAAGGAGATGCACATCGCGCTTTCCATGCAGTCCCGCCAGCCCGAGCTCCAGATCATCGGCCCGGACCCGGAGAAGTTCTTCCGCCGCCGCGAGTACGGCGTCGGCAAGTTCTGCGACGCCGGCATCGAGTGCCGGTAA
- the der gene encoding ribosome biogenesis GTPase Der: MPPIVAIVGRPNVGKSTLFNRLAKRPKAITHDRPGVTRDRLEATVELDDRIVTLIDTGGMDFDAPEGLERQIVVQAEIALNMADVVLFLVDGKAGRTALDDEMAERLRRTDKPVVVAVNKVDGAEKINALTNDFHAWGFAMMPISAAHGHGVNDLAGALAELLPEVSENKDEPRAEPVEAGIRLAVLGRPNAGKSSLVNALLGEDRMIVSEVPGTTRDAVDVAVIRNGRRYVFVDTAGVRKRTRITDGVERYSVNKALGSAKRADVAVVVVDATGGVGVQDKRLISYLDKERTPFLVAVNKVDLVAQQDMLTLKKDIEEELRMCSHVPVLYLSAAKGKGVAKVLPLAETIWKECGIRVGTGALNRAMREVLDKHQPPLVNGRRAKFYYLTQAATPPPTFVFFVSDTERVRDSYAKYLENALRKLFKISMAPVKVVCRASHKPKE; this comes from the coding sequence ATGCCCCCTATCGTGGCTATCGTCGGACGGCCGAACGTCGGCAAGTCCACCCTTTTCAACCGGCTGGCCAAGCGCCCCAAGGCCATCACCCACGACCGTCCGGGCGTCACCCGCGACCGTCTGGAAGCGACCGTGGAGCTCGACGACCGGATCGTCACCCTGATCGACACCGGCGGCATGGACTTCGACGCCCCCGAGGGCCTGGAGCGCCAGATCGTGGTCCAGGCCGAAATCGCGCTCAATATGGCCGACGTGGTCCTTTTTCTCGTGGACGGCAAGGCCGGCCGCACCGCCCTGGACGACGAAATGGCCGAGCGCCTGCGCCGCACCGACAAGCCGGTGGTGGTGGCGGTCAACAAGGTCGATGGCGCGGAAAAGATCAACGCCCTGACCAACGACTTCCACGCCTGGGGCTTCGCCATGATGCCCATTTCCGCGGCCCACGGCCACGGCGTGAACGATCTGGCCGGGGCACTGGCCGAACTTTTGCCCGAGGTTTCCGAGAACAAGGACGAGCCCCGGGCCGAGCCCGTGGAGGCCGGCATCCGGCTGGCCGTGCTCGGCCGGCCCAACGCCGGCAAGTCCTCGCTGGTCAACGCCCTTTTGGGCGAGGATCGGATGATCGTCAGCGAGGTGCCCGGCACCACCCGCGACGCCGTGGACGTGGCCGTCATCCGCAACGGCCGGCGCTACGTGTTCGTGGACACGGCCGGCGTCAGGAAGCGCACCCGCATCACCGACGGCGTGGAGCGCTACAGCGTCAACAAGGCCCTCGGCAGCGCCAAGCGGGCCGACGTGGCCGTGGTGGTGGTCGACGCCACCGGCGGCGTCGGCGTCCAGGACAAGCGGCTCATTTCCTACCTGGACAAGGAGCGCACACCCTTTCTGGTCGCGGTCAACAAGGTGGACCTCGTTGCCCAGCAGGACATGCTGACCCTCAAAAAGGACATCGAGGAAGAGCTGCGCATGTGTTCCCACGTGCCGGTGCTCTACCTTTCCGCCGCCAAGGGCAAGGGCGTCGCCAAGGTCCTGCCCCTGGCCGAGACAATCTGGAAGGAGTGTGGCATCCGCGTCGGCACGGGCGCCCTCAACCGAGCCATGCGCGAGGTCCTCGACAAGCACCAGCCGCCCCTGGTCAACGGCCGGCGGGCCAAGTTCTACTACCTGACCCAGGCGGCCACGCCGCCCCCGACCTTCGTCTTTTTCGTCAGCGATACCGAGCGGGTCCGCGATTCCTACGCCAAGTACCTGGAAAACGCCCTGCGCAAGCTCTTCAAGATCAGCATGGCCCCGGTCAAGGTCGTCTGCCGGGCCAGCCACAAGCCCAAGGAATAG
- a CDS encoding sulfide-dependent adenosine diphosphate thiazole synthase: protein MPLDERIITEAIFDEYALKFKSSLDLDVAIVGGGPSGLTAARLLAADGFNVALFERKLSLGGGMWGGGMLYNIIVVQEESVHLLTDVGIPVKRYKDNYFTADAVTATTALAAAACLAGAKVFNCLSVEDVVLREVDGAKQVTGLVVNSSPVEMAGLHVDPIVLGCKYLVEATGHAVEVLKTLVRKNDVKLNTPSGKIEGEQSMWAEVAETNTVTNTREIFPGVYVAGMAANASFGSYRMGPIFGGMLLSGEKVAADIAKKLRG from the coding sequence ATGCCTCTGGACGAACGCATCATCACCGAAGCCATTTTCGACGAATATGCCCTCAAGTTCAAATCGAGCCTCGACCTCGACGTCGCCATCGTCGGCGGCGGTCCTTCGGGCCTGACCGCCGCCCGGCTCCTGGCCGCGGACGGCTTCAACGTCGCCCTGTTCGAACGCAAGCTGTCCCTTGGCGGCGGCATGTGGGGCGGCGGCATGCTGTACAACATCATCGTCGTGCAGGAAGAGAGCGTGCACCTCCTGACCGATGTCGGCATTCCGGTCAAACGCTACAAGGACAACTACTTCACGGCCGACGCCGTGACCGCGACCACCGCGCTCGCCGCCGCAGCCTGCCTGGCCGGGGCCAAGGTCTTCAACTGCCTCTCGGTCGAGGACGTGGTCCTGCGCGAAGTGGACGGCGCCAAGCAGGTGACCGGTCTTGTCGTCAACTCCTCGCCCGTGGAGATGGCCGGCCTGCACGTGGATCCCATCGTCCTTGGCTGCAAATATCTGGTCGAGGCCACGGGCCACGCCGTCGAGGTCTTAAAGACCCTCGTGCGCAAAAACGACGTGAAGCTCAACACCCCGTCCGGCAAGATCGAGGGCGAGCAGTCCATGTGGGCCGAGGTGGCCGAGACCAACACCGTCACCAACACCCGCGAGATCTTCCCGGGCGTGTACGTGGCCGGCATGGCCGCCAACGCCAGCTTCGGCTCCTACCGTATGGGCCCCATCTTCGGCGGCATGCTGCTGTCGGGCGAAAAGGTCGCGGCCGACATCGCCAAGAAGCTGCGGGGATAG
- the mtnA gene encoding S-methyl-5-thioribose-1-phosphate isomerase produces MTDHIAFSADRHALILLDQRFLPDREEYFVCRNTADTVYALQTMVVRGAPAIGVTAAYGCYLAAREAAEAAASDGAWKDRLAALLTELEEARPTAVNLRWAVSRLRGQWQAMSDPSLDALASAWLCTAQDMHAEDIEINKAMGKNGADCIADGDTVMTHCNAGALATAGYGTALGVIRAAFEQGKRIRVIANETRPFLQGARLTAYELSKEGIPVTVACDNAVGHLMKQGMVQKVVVGADRIAANGDAANKIGTYTVALIAKAHGVPFYVAAPASTFDLSLASGDLIPIENRTPREVTHVGEHRIIPENVPVYNYAFDVTPADLISGIITEKGVLTAPYAASIRAAIGGK; encoded by the coding sequence ATGACCGACCATATCGCCTTTTCCGCCGACAGGCATGCCCTGATCCTCCTCGACCAACGCTTCCTCCCGGACCGGGAGGAGTATTTCGTGTGCCGCAACACTGCCGACACGGTCTACGCCCTCCAGACCATGGTGGTGCGCGGGGCCCCGGCCATCGGCGTCACCGCGGCCTACGGCTGCTACCTGGCCGCCCGCGAGGCGGCCGAGGCCGCCGCTTCCGACGGCGCCTGGAAGGACCGCCTGGCCGCCCTTCTCACCGAACTGGAAGAGGCGCGGCCGACAGCCGTCAACCTGCGCTGGGCCGTCTCCCGCCTGCGCGGCCAGTGGCAGGCCATGAGCGATCCCTCCCTGGACGCCCTGGCCTCGGCCTGGCTCTGCACGGCCCAGGACATGCACGCCGAGGACATCGAAATCAACAAGGCCATGGGCAAAAACGGCGCCGATTGCATCGCCGACGGCGACACGGTCATGACCCACTGCAACGCCGGGGCCCTGGCCACGGCCGGCTACGGCACGGCCCTTGGCGTCATCCGCGCCGCCTTCGAGCAGGGCAAGCGCATCCGGGTCATCGCCAACGAGACGCGGCCCTTTCTCCAGGGTGCGCGCTTGACGGCCTACGAGCTGTCCAAGGAAGGCATCCCGGTCACGGTCGCCTGCGACAACGCCGTCGGCCACCTCATGAAGCAGGGCATGGTGCAAAAGGTCGTGGTCGGCGCGGACCGGATCGCGGCCAACGGCGACGCGGCCAACAAGATCGGCACCTACACCGTGGCCCTCATCGCCAAGGCCCACGGCGTGCCCTTCTACGTGGCCGCCCCGGCCTCGACCTTCGACCTCTCCCTGGCCTCGGGCGACCTGATCCCCATCGAGAACCGCACCCCCCGCGAAGTCACCCACGTGGGCGAGCACCGCATCATCCCGGAGAACGTGCCGGTCTACAACTATGCCTTCGACGTGACCCCGGCCGACCTCATCAGTGGCATCATCACGGAAAAAGGCGTGTTGACCGCGCCCTATGCCGCGTCCATCCGCGCCGCCATCGGCGGGAAATAA
- the gatB gene encoding Asp-tRNA(Asn)/Glu-tRNA(Gln) amidotransferase subunit GatB, protein MARYETVIGIEVHAQLKTASKIFCGCSTRFGNEPNENVCPVCAGMPGVLPVLNATAVEYAAKMGLATGCVVNPVSVFARKNYFYPDLPKGYQISQYEQPICEHGHIDITVGGAAKRIGITRIHMEEDAGKNIHSVAEGVSYVDLNRACVPLIEIVSEPDMRNAEEVVAYLKALRAILVYLDICDGNMEEGSFRCDANVSLRPVGREAFGTRTELKNLNSFRHVQKAIEYEVNRQADVLDDGGAVIQETRLYDAGKNVTVSMRGKEEANDYRYFPDPDLVPLSLDPVLLARWQDELPELPVARRDRFVTALGLSEYDAEVLTAERDMADYFEATLAAGADPKKAANWVQTELLRELNQAGIAARDCKLTPDKLAGLMRLVDEGAISGKIAKQIFPDLCATGLDPAAYVRDKGLVQISDSGALESAVDAVIAANPAEAEAYRGGKTKLMGFFVGQIMKATKGQANPGLVNELLRKKLG, encoded by the coding sequence ATGGCCAGGTACGAGACCGTCATCGGCATCGAGGTGCACGCGCAGCTGAAAACTGCCAGCAAGATCTTCTGCGGCTGTTCCACCCGCTTCGGCAACGAGCCCAACGAAAACGTCTGCCCGGTCTGCGCCGGCATGCCCGGCGTGCTGCCGGTCTTAAACGCCACGGCCGTGGAGTACGCCGCCAAGATGGGTCTGGCCACGGGATGCGTCGTCAACCCGGTTTCGGTCTTCGCCCGCAAGAACTATTTCTATCCGGACCTGCCCAAGGGCTACCAGATCTCCCAGTACGAGCAGCCCATCTGCGAGCACGGCCACATCGACATCACCGTGGGCGGCGCGGCCAAGCGCATCGGCATCACCCGCATCCACATGGAAGAGGACGCCGGGAAAAACATCCACAGCGTGGCCGAGGGGGTCAGCTACGTGGACCTGAACCGGGCCTGCGTGCCGCTGATCGAGATCGTGTCCGAGCCGGACATGCGCAACGCCGAAGAGGTCGTGGCTTATCTCAAAGCCCTGCGCGCCATCCTGGTCTACCTCGACATCTGCGACGGCAACATGGAAGAGGGCTCGTTTCGCTGCGACGCCAACGTGAGCCTGCGCCCGGTCGGACGGGAGGCCTTTGGCACGCGCACGGAACTCAAAAACTTAAACAGCTTCCGCCACGTCCAAAAGGCCATCGAATACGAGGTGAACCGGCAGGCCGACGTCCTCGACGACGGCGGAGCCGTCATCCAGGAAACCCGGCTTTACGACGCCGGCAAAAACGTCACCGTGTCCATGCGCGGCAAGGAAGAGGCCAACGACTACCGCTACTTTCCGGACCCGGATCTGGTGCCGCTCTCCCTCGACCCGGTCCTGCTCGCCCGCTGGCAGGACGAGCTGCCGGAGCTGCCCGTGGCCCGCCGGGACCGCTTCGTCACGGCCCTTGGCCTGTCCGAATACGACGCCGAGGTCCTGACCGCCGAACGCGACATGGCCGATTATTTCGAGGCGACCCTGGCCGCCGGGGCCGACCCCAAAAAGGCGGCCAACTGGGTCCAGACCGAGCTCTTGCGCGAACTGAACCAAGCCGGCATCGCCGCCCGGGACTGCAAACTCACGCCCGACAAGCTGGCCGGGCTCATGCGCCTCGTGGACGAGGGCGCCATCTCCGGCAAGATCGCCAAGCAGATCTTCCCGGACCTGTGCGCCACGGGCCTTGACCCGGCCGCCTACGTGCGCGACAAGGGGCTGGTCCAGATTTCCGACTCCGGGGCTCTGGAATCGGCCGTGGACGCGGTCATCGCCGCCAATCCGGCCGAGGCCGAGGCCTACCGGGGCGGCAAGACCAAGCTCATGGGATTTTTCGTCGGCCAGATCATGAAGGCCACCAAGGGACAGGCCAATCCGGGCCTGGTCAACGAACTGCTGCGCAAAAAGCTGGGATAA